The following proteins are encoded in a genomic region of Bicyclus anynana chromosome 12, ilBicAnyn1.1, whole genome shotgun sequence:
- the LOC112055115 gene encoding putative uncharacterized protein DDB_G0271606 codes for MRPVLGIIFFVMLSLAVGQELTSPDDINDKTNTVDPPPSVRLDPYIRKALLKALTDLEDSEGFHDADTTDATPPFESETSNTSEDATPRETDKDNIQIHSFVVNGQGAFDNTSNTNPTIIDDKISILGTTVGNVENYVTASLPTQATFNEIFQTKESGINLQQIRSIQSTTKSKDTAHVKYATLKPRSSISTTTTTTTTTTTTPKPTHNSDGENIEDVDKKDVQVFQAPLVAAFTVHQDAHGIPKKVIPIYQQTTNQEILKVSPTTNVFTQKLPIESFPNIPSTEFINQQLTLQKQLEEKQRILEEQLRFLQIQQRQQEELLRNQQLLLQQKEALRQQSLFEQEQLKRQQLFAEQQKFSSNQLTNKFSVHKSIAQSILNQNSAIRPQKSQVSIQPSLSFDQSNTLAAHQQLPNKEAVDFLINLRRQHPDQFPLQENHLPQGISNFLQPNPIQSFNQAPITQLSNQIRPTDEQLSQKHGNRVFRHESGVGNFGLNSPSYNRFNDAPFRNHFLPANRFNPDAELKQLLSQTNLNSRAHEDLNIVSKVLSLNHGIPINVSNRLTFDNRRQKRTST; via the exons ATGCGCCCG gTGCTGGGAATTATTTTTTTCGTCATGTTATCTCTCGCCGTCGGCCAAGAGTTAACTAGTCCAGACGACATTAACGACAAAACGAATACTGTTGATCCGCCGCCTTCTGTTCGTCTAGATCCTTACATTAGAAAAGCTTTGTTGAAAGCGCTTACTGACCTTGAAGATAGTGAAGGTTTTCACGACGCGGATACGACAGATGCAACACCACCCTTTGAGTCAGAAACTTCGAACACCAGTGAAGACGCAACACCGAGAGAAACTGACAAAGATAATATACAAATTCATTCTTTTGTTGTTAATGGACAAGGGGCATTCGACAATACTTCCAATACAAATCCAACAATAATTGatgataaaatatcaattttaggCACAACAGTTGGAAATGTGGAAAATTACGTTACAGCCAGTCTTCCAACACAAGCCACGTTTAATGAAATTTTCCAAACGAAAGAAAGTGGCATTAATTTGCAGCAAATTCGAAGCATACAAAGCACAACTAAATCTAAAGATACCGCACACGTGAAATATGCTACTTTAAAACCAAGAAGCTCGATAAGTACTACTACTACCACTACTACAACTACAACGACAACACCGAAACCAACCCATAATTCTGACGGAGAGAACATTGAAGATGTTGATAAAAAGGATGTCCAAGTTTTCCAAGCTCCTTTAGTTGCAGCTTTTACCGTACACCAAGACGCACACGGCATTCCAAAAAAAGTTATACCAATATACCAACAGACTACTAATcaagaaattttaaaagtttcacCTACAACAAATGTATTTACTCAGAAGCTACCTATAGAAAGTTTTCCAAATATACCTTCAACAGAGTTTATAAATCAGCAATTAACATTACAAAAACAGTTGGAAGAAAAGCAAAGGATTCTAGAGGAGCAACTTCGATTTTTACAAATACAGCAACGTCAGCAAGAAGAGTTGCTTAGAAATCAGCAACTTCTTTTACAGCAAAAAGAAGCACTAAGACAGCAGTCCTTGTTTGAACAAGAACAATTGAAAAGACAGCAACTTTTTGCTGAACAACAAAAGTTTTCCTCTAATCAGTTAACCAATAAATTTTCAGTGCATAAAAGCATAGCACAAagtatattaaatcaaaatagcGCTATTCGTCCACAAAAATCACAAGTATCAATACAACCAAGCTTGTCTTTTGATCAATCCAATACTTTAGCTGCTCACCAGCAGTTGCCCAATAAAGAAGCAGTagattttcttattaatttacgTAGACAACATCCAGACCAATTCCCTTTGCAAGAAAACCATCTTCCACAAGGGATAAGCAACTTTTTGCAGCCTAACCCCATTCAGAGTTTTAATCAAGCTCCGATTACACAGCTCAGTAATCAAATAAGACCGACTGATGAACAGTTGAGTCAAAAACATGGAAACCGAGTATTTCGTCATGAAAGTGGAGTAGGAAATTTCGGTCTCAATAGTCCAAGTTATAACCGATTCAATGATGCACCTTTTAGGAATCACTTTTTACCAGCAAATAGATTCAATCCTGATGCGGAATTGAAGCAGTTGTTATCACAAACTAATCTTAACTCAAGAGCTCACGAAGATTTGAATATTGTATCTAAAGTGCTGTCCTTAAACCATGGAATTCCGATAAATGTTTCAAACAGACTAACATTCGATAATCGGAGACAAAAAAGAACTTCCACGTGA
- the LOC112055111 gene encoding coiled-coil domain-containing protein 12, giving the protein MVILDTMEGVGNLEEQALKRKERLKNLKRKLPNPEDIKEETSKDSVVLPKPKFRSYQPQDENLQKEKLLDAAPSLVEEEVKDIVEAGKEKVVLQDLDISSLAPRKPDWDLKRDVSKKLEKLERRTQKAIAELIWERLRHGNEENLSAMVTMNENRVADED; this is encoded by the exons ATGGTAATATTAGACACGATGGAGGGAGTAGGAAATTTAGAAGAACAGGCCCTGAAACGAAAAGAGAGACTTAAAAACCTCAAACGAAAGCTTCCCAACCCTGAAGACATTAAAGAAGAAACATCTAAAGATTCAGTTGTCCTTCCCAA GCCAAAGTTTAGAAGTTATCAACCACAAGATGAAAACTTACAAAAAGAGAAGCTGTTGGATGCTGCACCGTCTTTAGTTGAAGAAGAAGTCAAAGATATAGTTGAAGCAGGCAAAGAAAAG gtAGTCTTACAAGATTTAGATATATCAAGTCTTGCACCTCGTAAACCTGATTGGGATTTGAAGAGAGATGTCTCCAAGAAGTTAGAGAAACTGGAGAGAAGAACACAGAAAGCAATAGCTGAACTAATATGGGAGAGACTGAGGCACGGCAATGAAGAAAATCTGAGTGCTATGGTGACTATGAATGAAAATAGAGTAGCAGATGAGgattga